A stretch of Vigna angularis cultivar LongXiaoDou No.4 chromosome 4, ASM1680809v1, whole genome shotgun sequence DNA encodes these proteins:
- the LOC108331602 gene encoding uncharacterized protein LOC108331602 isoform X1: MASPDRQLYSGQRGSHIAPSLDRSGSFRESMENPILSSLPNISRSNSSATQGDVVSFFNCVRFNLKLVAPEHKSNRQTDYKRLVSAALGIFSDESPSSSAKGKQLSSPAPEDIKRLRDSLHASFRRARDRAKMFSEALSRFNKDFQNINSKKRSRAETFSSERSSFTLSDRSVLGTSTGKVGVQSHAVTGGFEHDQLKLEERTKVVPNKRTRTSLVDVRMDVRTNSLVRPSGTVDRDKEMLRIVNSSAVQGEERTLPIGGDGWEKSKMKKKRSGIKPDGSPNTALTKPINLFQETKHGTQQRLANDTRAKLSNDSHSFRSGVSNGIVAAGKSDGVSQQTGLGIRVSTPRSDLENNSPVNDRRDRPVSSDKERVNFRGVNKTTVRDEFNSASPNSSAQMNTPIRAPRSGSGVAPKSSPGVIRAAVPNDWEPSHCMTKPPTSVGTNNRKRMASARSSSPPVVHWQRPQKSSRTARRANFVSTVSSIDDSPALDSVSDVSGNDLGLGFVRRLAGNSPQQIKLKGDSLTSATLSESEESGVAEIKPKEKGRKSAEIDQKPGQNVQKVSNFILPSRKSKLVSAEEHGDGVRRQGRTGRNFPVARSPTPMTSEKLGNVGTVKQLRSSRLGLEKSESRAGRPPTRKLSDRKAYARQKHTALSSSADFLVGSGDGHEELLAAVKGVINSARSFSSQFWRQMELFFGLITEEDIAYWKQKINHESSGLMPSPVRSYIDGCEAIANGFGLMGHGRDFEPCNQMGAAVVAEQLHLAKGDSNGIPLCQRLISALISEECSSESEDIKFDASDAEFEADGELDLSSLDDNSRSNSYLACYSAYNGYRITRTSGHDETESDKVDIPSTGLNSSQNMPTVTCSELQYATLGMNEKLLWELQSIGISPESVPEMLQANDEGICENITRLEEHYQGQMSKRNCLLDGLLRSASVTKEVQEKDFEQNALDKLLMMAYEKYMACRGPSSSGGKNASNKMAKQAALGFVKRTLERCQQFEDTGKSCFSEPLYKDMFLAASSQQSIVRELDGMEAESVKPSASSFFLEARNGSMGSQQNPSQFSQNVKDHDFNSSDIRHAVNGSSEQASGKEDLWSNRVKKRELSLDDVGSTIGSSSAPSGIGSSLSNSTKGKRSERDRDGKGYSREVPSRNGTTKVGRPALSSAKGERKPKSKPKQKATKHSVSVNGLLGKLSEQPKSKSNEMSNNMKSKEKDELGIGEYDDHEPIDLSNLQLPGMDVLGVPDDLGDQGQDIGSWLNIDDDGLQDQDFMGLEIPMDDLSDLNMMV; this comes from the exons ATGGCAAGTCCAGATAGACAATTGTACTCTGGGCAACGTGGATCCCACATAGCTCCTTCATTAGATAGATCAGGTAGCTTTCGTGAAAGCATGGAAAATCCAATTCTGTCTTCTCTTCCAAATATTTCAAGAAGCAATTCTTCTGCAACTCAAGGGGATGTGGTGAGCTTCTTCAATTGTGTGCGTTTTAATCTAAAGTTGGTGGCTCCAGAGCATAAGTCTAATCGTCAAACAGATTATAAACGACTTGTCAGTGCTGCTCTTGGAATTTTTTCTGATGAATCTCCATCCAGTTCTGCCAAAGGCAAGCAACTATCATCCCCAGCACCTGAAGATATCAAACGGCTGAGGGATAGTTTGCATGCAAGTTTTAGGAGGGCAAG GGATCGTGCTAAAATGTTTAGCGAAGCCCTGTCTAGATTCAACAAAGATttccaaaatataaattcaaagaaaaggTCTCGAGCTGAAACTTTTTCTAGTGAACGTTCTAGTTTTACATTAAGTGATCGATCAGTCTTGGGAACAAGCACAGGTAAGGTTGGAGTTCAAAGTCATGCAGTCACAGGTGGTTTTGAACATGACCAGCTGAAGTTGGAAGAAAGAACCAAAGTTGTTCCTAACAAGCGCACTCGAACTTCTTTGGTTGATGTAAGG ATGGATGTACGGACTAATTCTCTTGTCAGGCCATCTGGGACTGTAGATAGGGATAAAGAAATGTTAAGGATTGTCAATAGTAGTGCAGTGCAGGGTGAGGAACGAACTTTACCGATTGGAGGTGATGGGTGGGAAAAGtcaaaaatgaagaagaaacgTTCTGGCATCAAACCAGATGGGTCTCCAAATACAGCATTGACAAAGCCTATTAACCTTTTCCAGGAAACTAAACACGGAACGCAACAAAGACTAGCCAATGATACTCGTGCAAAATTGAGTAATGATTCTCATTCTTTCAG GTCGGGAGTTAGTAATGGAATCGTTGCAGCTGGAAAATCAGATGGCGTCTCTCAACAGACAGGGTTGGGCATACGTGTCTCTACTCCAAGAAGTGACCTAGAAAATAATTCTCCTGTCAATGATAGACGGGATCGTCCTGTCAGTTCAGACAAGGAAAGGGTGAATTTCAGAGGTGTTAACAA GACAACTGTTCGTGATGAATTCAATTCGGCAAGCCCTAATTCAAGTGCACAAATGAATACACCTATTCGGGCACCACGATCTGGTTCAGGAGTAGCTCCAAAGTCATCACCAGGTGTCATTAGAGCAGCTGTCCCTAATGATTGGGAGCCATCACATTGTATGACCAAGCCCCCTACCAGTGTTGGCACCAACAATCGCAAGCGAATGGCATCAGCACGATCATCTTCCCCACCCGTTGTCCACTGGCAGAGGCCACAGAAGAGCTCCCGTACGGCTAGGAGAGCAAATTTTGTGTCCACTGTGTCAAGTATTGATGATTCCCCTGCTTTGGATTCTGTGTCAGATGTGTCTGGTAATGATCTTGGGTTGGGATTTGTTAGACGTTTGGCTGGTAATTCTCCTCagcaaattaaattaaaaggtgACTCTTTAACTTCAGCCACCTTATCTGAAAGTGAAGAGTCAGGGGTGGCTGAGATAAAACCAAAAGAGAAGGGTAGGAAATCAGCAGAGATAGATCAGAAACCTGGACAAAATGTTCAAAAGGTTTCTAACTTCATCCTTCCCTCAAGAAAAAGTAAGCTTGTTTCTGCAGAAGAACATGGAGATGGTGTTAGGAGGCAGGGTAGGACAGGACGCAATTTTCCTGTTGCAAGGTCGCCAACACCAATGACATCTGAGAAGCTTGGAAATGTAGGAACTGTAAAGCAACTTAGAAGTTCAAGACTAGGACTTGAGAAGAGTGAAAG CAGGGCAGGCCGTCCACCAACCAGGAAACTTTCTGATCGTAAGGCATATGCTCGTCAGAAACATACTGCACTTAGTTCATCAGCAGATTTTCTTG TTGGGTCGGGAGATGGACATGAAGAATTATTGGCTGCTGTAAAGGGTGTTATCAACTCTG CTCGTTCTTTTTCCAGCCAATTCTGGAGGCAGATGGAGCTTTTCTTTGGTTTAATAACTGAGGAGGATATTGCTTACTGGAAGCAGAAG ATAAATCATGAATCAAGTGGATTGATGCCATCTCCAGTTCGTTCATATATAGATGGTTGTGAAGCTATTGCTAATGGGTTTGGGTTAATGGGCCATGGAAGAGATTTTGAACCTTGTAATCAGATGGGTGCTGCAGTTGTAGCAGAACAGTTACATCTTGCTAAAGGAGATTCCAATGGAATTCCCCTCTGTCAAAGGCTTATATCTGCTTTAATTTCAGAGGAGTGTAGCAGTGAAAGTGAAGATATAAAGTTTGATGCATCTGATGCTGAATTTGAGGCTGATGGAGAGTTGGATTTGAGTAGTTTGGATGACAATTCTCGATCTAATTCTTATCTTGCTTGTTATTCTGCTTACAATGGTTATAGGATAACTAGAACATCAGGACATGATGAGACTGAAAGTGATAAAGTTGATATCCCATCAACTGGGTTGAATTCAAGCCAGAACATGCCTACTGTGACCTGTTCAGAGTTGCAATATGCCACCTTGGGTATGAATGAAAAGCTTCTTTGGGAGCTTCAAAGTATTGGAATTTCACCAGAATCAGTG CCTGAAATGTTGCAAGCAAATGATGAAGGAATTTGTGAGAATATCACCAGGTTAGAGGAGCATTACCAAGGACAG ATGTCCAAGAGGAACTGCCTACTGGATGGATTATTACGATCTGCTTCAGTGACAAAAGAAGTTCAAGAAAA GGATTTTGAACAAAATGCTCTTGACAAACTCCTCATGATGGCTTATGAGAAATACATG GCTTGTCGAGGTCCTAGCTCATCAGGTGGGAAGAATGCAAGCAACAAAATGGCCAAGCAAGCTGCATTGGGATTTGTTAAACGAACATTGGAACGATGCCAACAATTTGAAGATACAGGCAAGAGCTGCTTCAGCGAGCCTTTGTATAAGGATATGTTCCTCGCTGCTTCCTCCCAGCAAAGTATTGTTCGTGAATTAGATGGCATGGAGGCTGAGTCCGTTAAACCTTCTGCTTCTTCCTTTTTTCTGGAAGCAAGAAATG GTTCCATGGGTTCACAGCAGAACCCTTCACAATTTAGTCAGAATGTGAAAGATCATGATTTCAATTCATCAGATATTCGTCATGCTGTAAATGGTTCCTCTGAACAGGCTAGTGGGAAGGAAGATCTTTGGTCAAACAGAGTGAAGAAAAGGGAATTGTCCCTTGATGATGTTGGCAGTACCATTGGGAGTTCAAGTGCTCCATCAGGCATTGGGAGTTCTCTATCAAATAGTACAAAAGGAAAGAGAAGTGAGAGAGACAGGGATGGAAAAGGGTATAGCAGAGAAGTGCCATCCAGAAATGGTACTACTAAAGTTGGTAGGCCAGCATTATCTAGTGCTAAGGGAGAAAGGAAACCAAAATCAAAGCCTAAGCAGAAAGCAACTAAGCATTCTGTTTCTGTAAATGGCCTCCTCGGCAAGCTATCAGAGCAACCTAAGTCGAAGTCTAATGAAATGTCTAATAATATGAAGAGCAAGGAGAAAGATGAGTTAGGCATTGGTGAATATGATGACCATGAGCCTATTGATTTGTCCAACCTTCAATTACCTGGAATGGATGTACTTGGTGTTCCTGATGATCTCGGTGACCAAGGTCAGGATATTGGTTCATGGTTGAATATCGACGATGATGGATTGCAAGATCAAGATTTTATGGGGCTTGAAATTCCCATGGATGATCTTTCAGACTTGAATATGATGGTTTGA
- the LOC108331602 gene encoding uncharacterized protein LOC108331602 isoform X2, with protein MASPDRQLYSGQRGSHIAPSLDRSGSFRESMENPILSSLPNISRSNSSATQGDVVSFFNCVRFNLKLVAPEHKSNRQTDYKRLVSAALGIFSDESPSSSAKGKQLSSPAPEDIKRLRDSLHASFRRARDRAKMFSEALSRFNKDFQNINSKKRSRAETFSSERSSFTLSDRSVLGTSTGKVGVQSHAVTGGFEHDQLKLEERTKVVPNKRTRTSLVDVRMDVRTNSLVRPSGTVDRDKEMLRIVNSSAVQGEERTLPIGGDGWEKSKMKKKRSGIKPDGSPNTALTKPINLFQETKHGTQQRLANDTRAKLSNDSHSFRSGVSNGIVAAGKSDGVSQQTGLGIRVSTPRSDLENNSPVNDRRDRPVSSDKERVNFRGVNKTTVRDEFNSASPNSSAQMNTPIRAPRSGSGVAPKSSPGVIRAAVPNDWEPSHCMTKPPTSVGTNNRKRMASARSSSPPVVHWQRPQKSSRTARRANFVSTVSSIDDSPALDSVSDVSGNDLGLGFVRRLAGNSPQQIKLKGDSLTSATLSESEESGVAEIKPKEKGRKSAEIDQKPGQNVQKVSNFILPSRKSKLVSAEEHGDGVRRQGRTGRNFPVARSPTPMTSEKLGNVGTVKQLRSSRLGLEKSERAGRPPTRKLSDRKAYARQKHTALSSSADFLVGSGDGHEELLAAVKGVINSARSFSSQFWRQMELFFGLITEEDIAYWKQKINHESSGLMPSPVRSYIDGCEAIANGFGLMGHGRDFEPCNQMGAAVVAEQLHLAKGDSNGIPLCQRLISALISEECSSESEDIKFDASDAEFEADGELDLSSLDDNSRSNSYLACYSAYNGYRITRTSGHDETESDKVDIPSTGLNSSQNMPTVTCSELQYATLGMNEKLLWELQSIGISPESVPEMLQANDEGICENITRLEEHYQGQMSKRNCLLDGLLRSASVTKEVQEKDFEQNALDKLLMMAYEKYMACRGPSSSGGKNASNKMAKQAALGFVKRTLERCQQFEDTGKSCFSEPLYKDMFLAASSQQSIVRELDGMEAESVKPSASSFFLEARNGSMGSQQNPSQFSQNVKDHDFNSSDIRHAVNGSSEQASGKEDLWSNRVKKRELSLDDVGSTIGSSSAPSGIGSSLSNSTKGKRSERDRDGKGYSREVPSRNGTTKVGRPALSSAKGERKPKSKPKQKATKHSVSVNGLLGKLSEQPKSKSNEMSNNMKSKEKDELGIGEYDDHEPIDLSNLQLPGMDVLGVPDDLGDQGQDIGSWLNIDDDGLQDQDFMGLEIPMDDLSDLNMMV; from the exons ATGGCAAGTCCAGATAGACAATTGTACTCTGGGCAACGTGGATCCCACATAGCTCCTTCATTAGATAGATCAGGTAGCTTTCGTGAAAGCATGGAAAATCCAATTCTGTCTTCTCTTCCAAATATTTCAAGAAGCAATTCTTCTGCAACTCAAGGGGATGTGGTGAGCTTCTTCAATTGTGTGCGTTTTAATCTAAAGTTGGTGGCTCCAGAGCATAAGTCTAATCGTCAAACAGATTATAAACGACTTGTCAGTGCTGCTCTTGGAATTTTTTCTGATGAATCTCCATCCAGTTCTGCCAAAGGCAAGCAACTATCATCCCCAGCACCTGAAGATATCAAACGGCTGAGGGATAGTTTGCATGCAAGTTTTAGGAGGGCAAG GGATCGTGCTAAAATGTTTAGCGAAGCCCTGTCTAGATTCAACAAAGATttccaaaatataaattcaaagaaaaggTCTCGAGCTGAAACTTTTTCTAGTGAACGTTCTAGTTTTACATTAAGTGATCGATCAGTCTTGGGAACAAGCACAGGTAAGGTTGGAGTTCAAAGTCATGCAGTCACAGGTGGTTTTGAACATGACCAGCTGAAGTTGGAAGAAAGAACCAAAGTTGTTCCTAACAAGCGCACTCGAACTTCTTTGGTTGATGTAAGG ATGGATGTACGGACTAATTCTCTTGTCAGGCCATCTGGGACTGTAGATAGGGATAAAGAAATGTTAAGGATTGTCAATAGTAGTGCAGTGCAGGGTGAGGAACGAACTTTACCGATTGGAGGTGATGGGTGGGAAAAGtcaaaaatgaagaagaaacgTTCTGGCATCAAACCAGATGGGTCTCCAAATACAGCATTGACAAAGCCTATTAACCTTTTCCAGGAAACTAAACACGGAACGCAACAAAGACTAGCCAATGATACTCGTGCAAAATTGAGTAATGATTCTCATTCTTTCAG GTCGGGAGTTAGTAATGGAATCGTTGCAGCTGGAAAATCAGATGGCGTCTCTCAACAGACAGGGTTGGGCATACGTGTCTCTACTCCAAGAAGTGACCTAGAAAATAATTCTCCTGTCAATGATAGACGGGATCGTCCTGTCAGTTCAGACAAGGAAAGGGTGAATTTCAGAGGTGTTAACAA GACAACTGTTCGTGATGAATTCAATTCGGCAAGCCCTAATTCAAGTGCACAAATGAATACACCTATTCGGGCACCACGATCTGGTTCAGGAGTAGCTCCAAAGTCATCACCAGGTGTCATTAGAGCAGCTGTCCCTAATGATTGGGAGCCATCACATTGTATGACCAAGCCCCCTACCAGTGTTGGCACCAACAATCGCAAGCGAATGGCATCAGCACGATCATCTTCCCCACCCGTTGTCCACTGGCAGAGGCCACAGAAGAGCTCCCGTACGGCTAGGAGAGCAAATTTTGTGTCCACTGTGTCAAGTATTGATGATTCCCCTGCTTTGGATTCTGTGTCAGATGTGTCTGGTAATGATCTTGGGTTGGGATTTGTTAGACGTTTGGCTGGTAATTCTCCTCagcaaattaaattaaaaggtgACTCTTTAACTTCAGCCACCTTATCTGAAAGTGAAGAGTCAGGGGTGGCTGAGATAAAACCAAAAGAGAAGGGTAGGAAATCAGCAGAGATAGATCAGAAACCTGGACAAAATGTTCAAAAGGTTTCTAACTTCATCCTTCCCTCAAGAAAAAGTAAGCTTGTTTCTGCAGAAGAACATGGAGATGGTGTTAGGAGGCAGGGTAGGACAGGACGCAATTTTCCTGTTGCAAGGTCGCCAACACCAATGACATCTGAGAAGCTTGGAAATGTAGGAACTGTAAAGCAACTTAGAAGTTCAAGACTAGGACTTGAGAAGAGTGAAAG GGCAGGCCGTCCACCAACCAGGAAACTTTCTGATCGTAAGGCATATGCTCGTCAGAAACATACTGCACTTAGTTCATCAGCAGATTTTCTTG TTGGGTCGGGAGATGGACATGAAGAATTATTGGCTGCTGTAAAGGGTGTTATCAACTCTG CTCGTTCTTTTTCCAGCCAATTCTGGAGGCAGATGGAGCTTTTCTTTGGTTTAATAACTGAGGAGGATATTGCTTACTGGAAGCAGAAG ATAAATCATGAATCAAGTGGATTGATGCCATCTCCAGTTCGTTCATATATAGATGGTTGTGAAGCTATTGCTAATGGGTTTGGGTTAATGGGCCATGGAAGAGATTTTGAACCTTGTAATCAGATGGGTGCTGCAGTTGTAGCAGAACAGTTACATCTTGCTAAAGGAGATTCCAATGGAATTCCCCTCTGTCAAAGGCTTATATCTGCTTTAATTTCAGAGGAGTGTAGCAGTGAAAGTGAAGATATAAAGTTTGATGCATCTGATGCTGAATTTGAGGCTGATGGAGAGTTGGATTTGAGTAGTTTGGATGACAATTCTCGATCTAATTCTTATCTTGCTTGTTATTCTGCTTACAATGGTTATAGGATAACTAGAACATCAGGACATGATGAGACTGAAAGTGATAAAGTTGATATCCCATCAACTGGGTTGAATTCAAGCCAGAACATGCCTACTGTGACCTGTTCAGAGTTGCAATATGCCACCTTGGGTATGAATGAAAAGCTTCTTTGGGAGCTTCAAAGTATTGGAATTTCACCAGAATCAGTG CCTGAAATGTTGCAAGCAAATGATGAAGGAATTTGTGAGAATATCACCAGGTTAGAGGAGCATTACCAAGGACAG ATGTCCAAGAGGAACTGCCTACTGGATGGATTATTACGATCTGCTTCAGTGACAAAAGAAGTTCAAGAAAA GGATTTTGAACAAAATGCTCTTGACAAACTCCTCATGATGGCTTATGAGAAATACATG GCTTGTCGAGGTCCTAGCTCATCAGGTGGGAAGAATGCAAGCAACAAAATGGCCAAGCAAGCTGCATTGGGATTTGTTAAACGAACATTGGAACGATGCCAACAATTTGAAGATACAGGCAAGAGCTGCTTCAGCGAGCCTTTGTATAAGGATATGTTCCTCGCTGCTTCCTCCCAGCAAAGTATTGTTCGTGAATTAGATGGCATGGAGGCTGAGTCCGTTAAACCTTCTGCTTCTTCCTTTTTTCTGGAAGCAAGAAATG GTTCCATGGGTTCACAGCAGAACCCTTCACAATTTAGTCAGAATGTGAAAGATCATGATTTCAATTCATCAGATATTCGTCATGCTGTAAATGGTTCCTCTGAACAGGCTAGTGGGAAGGAAGATCTTTGGTCAAACAGAGTGAAGAAAAGGGAATTGTCCCTTGATGATGTTGGCAGTACCATTGGGAGTTCAAGTGCTCCATCAGGCATTGGGAGTTCTCTATCAAATAGTACAAAAGGAAAGAGAAGTGAGAGAGACAGGGATGGAAAAGGGTATAGCAGAGAAGTGCCATCCAGAAATGGTACTACTAAAGTTGGTAGGCCAGCATTATCTAGTGCTAAGGGAGAAAGGAAACCAAAATCAAAGCCTAAGCAGAAAGCAACTAAGCATTCTGTTTCTGTAAATGGCCTCCTCGGCAAGCTATCAGAGCAACCTAAGTCGAAGTCTAATGAAATGTCTAATAATATGAAGAGCAAGGAGAAAGATGAGTTAGGCATTGGTGAATATGATGACCATGAGCCTATTGATTTGTCCAACCTTCAATTACCTGGAATGGATGTACTTGGTGTTCCTGATGATCTCGGTGACCAAGGTCAGGATATTGGTTCATGGTTGAATATCGACGATGATGGATTGCAAGATCAAGATTTTATGGGGCTTGAAATTCCCATGGATGATCTTTCAGACTTGAATATGATGGTTTGA